One Punica granatum isolate Tunisia-2019 chromosome 3, ASM765513v2, whole genome shotgun sequence genomic window carries:
- the LOC116198841 gene encoding probable esterase PIR7A produces MEKMKNSPEKDQRHFVLVHGAGHGAWCWYKVAALLQSAGHAVTALDLGASGIHPKQVGELRSIMDYVEPLFEFMGALPSGERVVLVGHSMGGAAVAMAMERFPEKIAVAVFAAAMMPGPDLSYVDLSKEYARRKDSDKNTKYTFNDGPDKPPTSFMSSYDRLKSKLYQLSPPEDLMLACYLLRPIRLYHDESVLREQTAVTKERYGSVPRVYIVSDQDYAIPEEMQRWMIKENLPDEVKVISGSDHMVMFSKPLDLCSHLQEIAKSYF; encoded by the exons ATggagaaaatgaagaattCACCGGAAAAAGATCAGAGGCACTTTGTGTTGGTCCATGGAGCCGGCCACGGGGCCTGGTGCTGGTACAAGGTCGCTGCTCTCCTTCAGTCCGCCGGCCACGCGGTCACCGCTCTCGACCTTGGAGCTTCCGGGATACACCCCAAACAG GTGGGGGAGCTCAGGTCAATTATGGACTACGTGGAGCCGTTGTTCGAGTTCATGGGGGCGCTTCCGTCTGGGGAAAGGGTGGTTCTGGTGGGCCACAGCATGGGAGGAGCTGCCGTGGCTATGGCCATGGAGAGGTTTCCGGAGAAGATAGCCGTGGCTGTTTTTGCAGCGGCTATGATGCCCGGCCCTGACCTCAGTTACGTGGATCTTAGCAAGGAG TATGCCCGTAGGAAGGATTCGGATAAGAACACGAAGTACACATTCAACGATGGGCCAGACAAACCACCAACCTCCTTCATGAGCAGTTACGACCGGTTGAAATCGAAACTGTATCAACTCTCACCTCCTGAG GATTTGATGCTGGCATGCTACTTGTTGAGACCCATTCGGTTATATCATGACGAATCAGTGCTGCGGGAGCAGACAGCAGTCACCAAGGAAAGATATGGATCGGTCCCGCGAGTTTACATCGTGAGCGATCAGGATTATGCGATCCCCGAGGAAATGCAGCGATGGATGATCAAGGAAAATCTGCCGGATGAGGTGAAGGTGATATCGGGTTCGGATCACATGGTCATGTTCTCTAAGCCACTGGACTTGTGTTCTCATCTCCAAGAGATTGCAAAAAGTTACTTTTGA
- the LOC116198546 gene encoding salicylic acid-binding protein 2-like yields MAFGRDMDTNAPEKERHFVLIHGACHGAWCWYKVATILQSAGHRVTTLDLGASGINPKQVGDLSSMMDYVEPLFEFMGALPSGERVVLVGHSMGGAAVAMAMERFPEKIAVAAFAAAMMPGPDLGFIDITKEYSRRLDSNMDSKYLFGNGPNEPPTSFIFGHNFMKSKLYQLSPPEDFMLATYLLRPVCLFPDESVLQEQKAVTKERYGSVRRVYIVCNQDYVIKEDLQRWMIEKNPVDEVRMISGSDHMVMFCKPVELCSHLQEIAESYS; encoded by the exons ATGGCTTTCGGAAGAGACATGGACACGAATGCACCGGAGAAAGAGAGGCACTTCGTGTTGATCCATGGGGCATGTCACGGTGCCTGGTGCTGGTACAAGGTTGCCACCATCCTTCAGTCTGCCGGTCACAGGGTCACCACCCTCGACCTTGGAGCCTCCGGCATAAACCCCAAACAG GTGGGTGATCTCAGTTCGATGATGGACTACGTGGAGCCGTTGTTCGAGTTCATGGGTGCGCTTCCGTCTGGGGAAAGGGTGGTTCTGGTGGGCCATAGCATGGGAGGAGCTGCCGTGGCTATGGCCATGGAGAGGTTTCCGGAGAAGATAGCTGTGGCTGCCTTTGCAGCGGCTATGATGCCGGGCCCTGACCTCGGTTTCATCGATATAACCAAGGAG TATTCTCGCAGACTGGATTCGAATATGGACTCGAAGTACTTGTTCGGTAATGGGCCAAATGAACCACCAACCTCTTTCATATTTGGGCACAACTTCATGAAGTCGAAATTGTATCAGCTGTCACCTCCCGAG GACTTCATGCTGGCAACCTACCTGTTGAGGCCAGTTTGCTTATTTCCCGATGAATCAGTGCTGCAAGAGCAGAAAGCGGTCACCAAGGAAAGATATGGGTCGGTACGACGAGTTTACATCGTGTGCAATCAGGATTACGTGATCAAGGAGGACCTGCAGAGATGGATGATCGAGAAAAATCCAGTGGACGAGGTGAGGATGATCTCGGGTTCAGACCACATGGTCATGTTCTGTAAGCCGGTAGAGCTCTGTTCTCATCTCCAAGAGATCGCAGAAAGTTATTCTTGA
- the LOC116200661 gene encoding protein IRREGULAR XYLEM 15 — MKNNNSNTKLILLHPYIQKQGSSNRLWLLAFVSLLTMVFLVTVIYTRESTGAVTTAAAAVLSSASSGPAFSSSPLPTTVINTLLHYASKSNDTFRMSYAELKPISDVLRKCSSPCNLLVFGLSHETLLWRALNQNGRTVFIDENRYYAAYMEQIHPEIEAYDVHYATKMSEEGKLIDLARKNMHHECRPVQNLLFSECRLGINDLPNHVYEVDWDVILVDGPREDWPDAPGRMSVIFTAGVLARSKKGGNPKTHVFVHDFVGDVERVYSDEFLCKENMVESNDKLGHFILERMEPTSVQFCENRTSSSASSS; from the coding sequence atgaagaacaaCAATAGCAACACGAAGCTCATCCTCCTCCACCCTTACATCCAGAAGCAAGGGAGCTCGAACCGCTTATGGCTCCTCGCATTCGTCTCCCTCCTCACTATGGTGTTCCTCGTCACCGTCATCTACACCCGGGAGTCCACTGGTGCAGTTACGACCGCAGCCGCTGCAGTCCTCTCCTCCGCTTCGTCAGGGCCTGCCTTTAGTAGCTCCCCCTTGCCCACAACGGTCATCAACACCCTCCTCCACTATGCATCCAAGTCGAATGATACTTTCCGGATGTCGTATGCGGAGCTTAAGCCCATATCTGACGTGCTGAGGAAGTGTTCGTCCCCGTGCAACCTCCTTGTCTTTGGCCTGAGCCATGAGACCCTCCTCTGGAGGGCTCTGAACCAAAATGGCCGGACGgttttcattgatgagaacCGCTACTATGCTGCCTACATGGAGCAGATACACCCGGAGATTGAAGCGTATGACGTGCACTACGCAACGAAGATGAGTGAGGAGGGAAAGCTTATCGACCTTGCAAGGAAGAATATGCATCATGAGTGTCGGCCGGTGCAGAATCTCCTCTTCTCGGAGTGCAGGCTTGGAATCAATGACCTCCCCAACCATGTCTACGAGGTCGACTGGGATGTGATACTGGTGGACGGGCCCAGGGAAGACTGGCCCGATGCTCCCGGGAGAATGTCGGTGATATTCACAGCTGGAGTGCTCGCAAGGAGCAAGAAGGGAGGGAACCCGAAGACTCACGTCTTCGTGCACGACTTTGTCGGGGATGTGGAGAGGGTCTATAGCGATGAGTTCCTCTGCAAGGAGAACATGGTCGAGTCTAACGACAAGCTGGGGCACTTCATCTTAGAGAGGATGGAGCCGACCAGCGTCCAGTTCTGCGAGAACCGTACATCTTCATCAGCCTCATCATCTTAG
- the LOC116200045 gene encoding cysteine proteinase COT44-like translates to MAAAAALILPILLLLLLLTFASATPDLSIITYDVKHGLGVGRTDEELVSMYDSWLIKHGKSYTNALEERERRFEIFKDNVWFVDEHNSNAANRSYRVGLNKFADLTNEEYRAMFLGTRSDAKRRVMKARAASNRYAVDAHDRLPEAIDWRAKGAVNPVKNQGKCGSCWAFSTVAAVEGINQIVTGELISLSEQELVDCDRQYNSGCSGGLMDYAFQFIIDNRGMDTEQDYPYNGNDEKCDRSRVNSKVVTIDGYEDVPPSDEKALKKAVAHQPVSVAIEASGRAFQLYDSGVFTGDCGTNLDHGVIVVGYGSNNGLDYWTVRNSWGPDWGEEGYIRMERNVKDNSSGKCGIAVEPSYPTKRSPNPN, encoded by the exons ATGGCGGCAGCAGCAGCCCTCATCCTccccatcctcctcctcctcctcctcctcaccTTTGCCTCCGCCACCCCGGACCTGTCCATCATCACATACGACGTCAAGCACGGTCTTGGGGTTGGGAGGACTGATGAGGAGCTCGTGAGCATGTATGACTCTTGGCTCATCAAGCATGGCAAGTCCTATACCAACGCGCTtgaggagagggagagacGGTTCGAGATCTTCAAGGACAACGTGTGGTTCGTCGACGAGCACAACAGCAATGCCGCGAACCGGTCCTACAGGGTTGGCCTGAACAAGTTCGCGGACCTCACGAATGAGGAGTACAGGGCGATGTTTCTTGGCACGAGAAGCGATGCAAAGAGGAGGGTGATGAAGGCTCGTGCTGCGAGCAACCGCTATGCTGTGGATGCGCATGATCGCTTGCCCGAGGCCATTGACTGGAGGGCCAAAGGTGCAGTTAATCCTGTCAAGAATCAGGGGAAATGCG GGAGTTGCTGGGCATTCTCGACTGTGGCCGCCGTGGAGGGCATAAACCAAATTGTGACTGGCGAGCTCATCTCTTTGTCGGAGCAGGAACTCGTGGACTGTGACCGTCAGTACAACTCAGGCTGCAGCGGCGGTCTCATGGACTATGCATTCCAGTTCATCATTGATAACAGGGGTATGGACACTGAGCAGGACTACCCGTACAATGGCAATGACGAAAAGTGCGATCGATCTAGG GTGAACTCGAAGGTGGTTACTATTGATGGGTACGAAGATGTTCCTCCTTCAGATGAGAAAGCCCTGAAGAAAGCAGTGGCACACCAGCCAGTCAGCGTTGCGATTGAGGCCAGTGGACGGGCTTTCCAACTGTACGATTCG GGAGTGTTCACTGGGGATTGCGGGACCAACCTCGACCACGGAGTGATTGTTGTTGGTTATGGTTCGAACAATGGGCTGGACTACTGGACTGTGAGGAACTCATGGGGCCCTGACTGGGGCGAGGAAGGGTACATCAGGATGGAACGTAATGTCAAGGACAACAGTTCCGGCAAGTGTGGCATTGCTGTGGAGCCGTCTTACCCCACCAAGCGAAGCCCGAACCCGAATTAA
- the LOC116200660 gene encoding tRNA-dihydrouridine(16/17) synthase [NAD(P)(+)]-like, translating to MKLKPYATYPFSSRPLEPFIRSIMASTQTPSLTSDIDDLLCSDSPRQQQNGDGESDSLSIEAAPNGNGYISPGRYLSGESRIERAWAHWTKLGRPKRIAAPMVDNSELPFRLLCRKYGANAAYTPMLHSRIFTESEKYRSEEFTTCKEDRPLFVQFCANDPDILLEAARRVEPHCDYVDINLGCPQRIARRGNYGAFLMDNLPLVKSLVEKLSSNLNVPVSCKIRLFHKIEDTLSYARMLEEAGCSLLAVHGRTRDEKDQKKVRANWAAIRAVKNALKIPVLANGNIRHLEDVESCLEETGCDGVLSADSLLENPALFAGFRKAEWVVGSEESHRDGELDQADILVEYLKLCERYPVPWRMIRAHTHKMLGEWFRIHPQVREELNAQSRLSFEFLYEIVDKLRALGGRIPLYMRDAHEVKVSENGLGT from the exons ATGAAGCTTAAACCCTACGCAACTTATCCCTTCAGCTCACGTCCCCTGGAGCCCTTCATTCGCTCCATAATGGCCTCTACCCAGACGCCATCTCTAACCTCCGACATCGATGACCTCCTGTGCTCCGATTCTCCCCGGCAACAGCAAAATGGAGACGGAGAGTCCGACTCTCTGTCGATTGAAGCCGCGCCCAATGGCAACGGCTACATTTCTCCTGGCCGGTACCTGAGCGGCGAGTCGCGGATTGAGCGGGCCTGGGCCCACTGGACGAAGCTTGGCAGGCCGAAGCGGATAGCGGCTCCGATGGTGGACAACTCCGAGCTGCCGTTCCGTCTGCTGTGCCGGAAGTACGGCGCCAATGCCGCGTACACGCCGATGCTGCACTCGAGGATCTTCACGGAGAGCGAGAAGTACCGAAGCGAGGAGTTCACTACCTGCAAG GAGGATCGCCCATTATTTGTCCAGTTTTGTGCCAATGATCCCGACATCTTACTGGAAGCTGCTCGTAGGGTGGAACCTCATTGCGATTATGTTGACATTAATCTAGG ATGTCCTCAGCGAATTGCTCGGCGGGGAAATTACGGCGCTTTTCTGATGGACAACCTTCCCCTTGTAAAATCTCTGGTAGAAAAGTTATCCAGCAATTTGAATGTTCCTGTCTCGTGCAAAATCCGTCTTTTCCATAAGATAGAGGATACCCTCAGCTACGCTAGGATGCTAGAGGAGGCAGGCTGCTCTCTTTTAGCTGTCCATGGTCGAACAAGGGATGAGAAGGACCAAAAGAAAGTTCGGGCCAATTGGGCCGCAATTAGGGCTGTGAAGAATGCCCTTAAGATCCCAGTCCTCGCTAATGGTAATATTCGGCATCTTGAGGATGTGGAAAGCTGTTTAGAAGAAACAGGCTGCGATGGGGTTCTCTCTGCTGACTCTCTCCTTGAGAACCCGGCTCTTTTTGCTGGGTTTAGAAAAGCAGAGTGGGTAGTGGGGAGTGAAGAGAGCCACAGAGATGGAGAACTGGACCAGGCAGACATTCTTGTAGAATACCTCAAGCTGTGCGAGAGGTATCCTGTTCCATGGAGAATGATCCGAGCGCACACGCACAAGATGCTTGGGGAATGGTTCAGGATCCACCCTCAGGTGCGGGAGGAACTCAATGCACAATCCAGACTGAGCTTTGAGTTCCTCTACGAGATAGTGGACAAGCTCAGGGCCTTAGGGGGGAGGATTCCACTGTATATGAGGGACGCTCACGAGGTAAAAGTCTCAGAGAATGGTCTCGGCACTTGA
- the LOC116200044 gene encoding F-box protein SKIP2, with amino-acid sequence MGQYPSTSSSSVELNRRDTPPSEGLGLGWDHGLDLPSIPPESSAVPDLGRADDDAGGGVDFTSELPDECLAHVFHFLGSGDRKRCSLVCRRWLRVDGESRHRLSLDAQADLLNFIPPIFARYDSISKLSLRCDRKSISINDDALILIALRCTSLSRLKLRGCRELTDLGIAAFSQHAKNLRKFSCGSCSLGAGAVNAILDHCTGLEEISIKRLRGIHDGAELIGPGVAAKSLKSICLKEIINGQCFGPLIIGAKGLKTLKLIRCLGDWDSILQTIGSSTPSLIEVHFERIQLSDAGLAGISHCKGIEILHIVKIPECSNLGLCSIAENCTQLRKFYIDGWRINRIGDEGLVAIAKQCPNLQELVLIGVNATHSSLSLIASNCPKLERLALCGSDAIRDAEIACIATKCEALRKLCIKGCPITDVGIESLALGCPNLVKIKVRKCRGVSNQVAEWLRERKGSLIFNLDAETEDEIGVQESAVEFAPMFAQQAAAPDVPSSSNDRSTMFRAKLGLFAGRNFVACTFRRWSNGENSSGGNL; translated from the coding sequence ATGGGACAGTACCCTTCCACATCCTCCAGCTCAGTCGAGCTCAACCGCCGCGACACCCCGCCGTCTGAGGGCCTAGGGTTGGGATGGGACCACGGGCTTGATCTGCCATCAATTCCGCCGGAGAGTTCTGCCGTGCCAGATCTTGGCCGAGCTGACGACGATGCTGGCGGCGGCGTAGACTTCACCAGCGAGCTCCCCGACGAGTGCCTAGCTCACGTGTTCCATTTCCTTGGCTCCGGCGACCGGAAGCGCTGCTCGCTAGTCTGTCGGCGTTGGCTCCGCGTCGACGGTGAGAGCAGGCACCGGCTCTCCCTCGACGCCCAGGCGGATCTCCTGAACTTCATCCCCCCCATCTTTGCTCGGTACGACTCCATCTCGAAGCTCTCCCTCCGGTGCGACCGGAAGTCCATTAGCATAAACGATGACGCCCTGATCCTCATCGCCCTGAGGTGCACCTCTCTCTCCCGCCTCAAGCTCCGGGGCTGCCGCGAGCTCACGGATCTGGGGATCGCGGCCTTTTCCCAGCACGCGAAGAACCTGAGGAAGTTCTCCTGCGGTTCGTGCTCGCTAGGGGCTGGGGCGGTCAACGCTATACTCGATCACTGTACCGGCCTCGAGGAAATCTCGATCAAGCGGCTCAGGGGCATCCATGATGGGGCCGAGCTGATCGGGCCCGGAGTGGCTGCCAAGTCCTTGAAATCGATATGCTTGAAGGAGATCATCAACGGGCAATGCTTCGGTCCTCTTATAATCGGGGCTAAAGGACTGAAAACTCTGAAACTAATTCGTTGTTTAGGTGATTGGGACAGCATTCTGCAGACTATCGGGAGTTCGACTCCCAGCTTAATCGAAGTCCACTTCGAGAGAATTCAACTCAGTGATGCGGGACTGGCAGGAATTTCGCACTGCAAGGGGATTGAGATTCTTCACATTGTGAAAATCCCTGAATGCTCTAATTTAGGGCTCTGTTCCATTGCGGAGAACTGCACGCAGTTGAGGAAGTTTTACATCGATGGGTGGAGAATTAACCGAATCGGGGACGAGGGCTTGGTCGCTATTGCCAAACAGTGCCCTAATCTTCAGGAACTCGTGTTGATTGGTGTCAATGCTACGCATTCAAGTTTGTCTTTGATTGCCTCCAACTGCCCAAAGCTAGAAAGGCTGGCCCTTTGCGGGAGTGACGCGATCAGGGATGCAGAAATTGCGTGCATTGCGACAAAATGTGAGGCTTTGAGGAAGCTATGCATCAAAGGGTGCCCGATTACAGATGTAGGGATCGAATCGCTGGCTTTGGGTTGCCCTAATTTGGTGAAGATTAAGGTTAGGAAATGCAGGGGAGTGAGCAATCAGGTGGCGGAGTGGCTTCGGGAGAGAAAAGGTTCCCTCATCTTCAATTTGGATGCTGAGACCGAGGATGAGATTGGAGTTCAAGAAAGTGCTGTGGAGTTCGCTCCGATGTTTGCTCAGCAAGCAGCAGCTCCTGATGTCCCTTCGAGCAGCAATGACAGATCAACAATGTTCAGGGCGAAGTTGGGGCTCTTTGCGGGTAGGAACTTTGTTGCGTGTACATTTCGAAGATGGTCGAACGGTGAGAATAGTTCGGGTGGAAATCTGTGA